The region TAAGCCGTCACTCAAACTACTACAGGTTGTGCAGTATGCTGAATGAAGATAAAAACTCTGTACTCTTGCAAAAGTCGATTTCCCTACCCTGAACTCTAAAAATCATTTGAATTGCAACCCTGAAATATCAAAGCAATTTACTCCACACGCCTCGGTTGACTACGCGGATTTTTTGGCTGACATGTGTGACACATGTTTTGTTTAGTTGATGTGGTGCCTACATGGGAAATGTAGAAAACAGTGCAATTTGTACATCCCATAATTTATTTACGGATTAGTTGAATTTCATAGTTAATATATAATAATACAAATTTACAGTTTTAAACACACATGCCTTGCCCATATTTCCTTGGATATCATTCACATTTTTCTGATATTAGTATTATCTTTACTTTTACCACCGTTTCTATTATTTGATGAGAAAGAAGAAACAAATGTAGTTTGAAGTACAGATATGCTTAGAAGTTAGAATTATTCTTTCATGGCAAAGCAATTTCAAGATTCCAACTTCCAAGTATTATCATCTCAAATAATATGAACTCTGAGGGCTACAAAACACTTACGGGTTCTCGATAAAGCTGTTACCAGAAGCATCATCAAGAATAAATGTAAAATCAGCTTCCCCTGATCCAAGAGATCTCAATTTTACTAAGAACTGTTCTATAGCTTCAGCCTTTTGAGGATCCACTTTCTGCAGGTACCAAAAGACAATTAGTATGTATCACTAGGTGGCTCAATTGTAATTCAAAAACTCAGCAGACAAGCCACACGCTTCACCTTTCTTTCATCCTGAAGTGCTTGCAACTCACTAACAGCTCGCATAATGCTCCCTTCCACCTAATACGCGACAAAAAAACTAAGTAAACtaacaataaaagaaaataatttagaaggaacaatctccccagaaTCATATACAGAAAAGGATGAAGCGTACTGTTGAAAGTGTTCCACGTTGAGCTTCTGGAGGGATCTCAAAGTCTAGTTCTGGAATCTGCATATAAGTCAAAAGTGTAAAAGTACATAAAACACAGTGAATATGTGTATAGCACAAATGAATTAACAAGTGCACGGATCAGCATTACCTTAATAGTTGCTGAATCAGATTTCACAACTTGCCGGTTCAGTATCTGTGCCAAAACAGCTTGTCAGTGACATGAATATGGATAGGAAGCCAAATGCACGTGGATTTAAATGTGAACTGAGGCTCACAACTGTTAGTGCGGTGAGGTATGAAAGAAGGTGGTTCAGTGATAGAGATCACAGCAATAATAACACATCACAAGTAAAAATAAGTACCAGCGCAAGATATACACAGATAATAGTGAATAATACAGTGAGCCTATATAATCCATTAACATAAATGTGTTGGCAATTAACTGATGAACTGGGGCACGTTGCAGCGAAGAACATATGAAATACAACAGCAAACAACTTTTCAGGTGCAAGTTGTAACATTAAAACAATGCAACATTGCAATCATTTGGAGGAGTCACCAGAAACTGATGTTACAACCTATCAAACAAGATCATGTTTTGTGGTTGGAATAGACAAGTATGTGAGATGTAAGTGTTGGAAATCTATCAAAATGAAGCGATGCTCTTAAACCAACTTCACAAATTTTCTGCAATGAGAAATTGAAAATGTGCCATGGGTAAAGTTGATCTGGTTGCTCTATGGACCTCGTGCCCATGATGCTCAGGCTTATCTTGATGGAGGAATGTCATTGGCGTTTAAGATATCAACCACAGTATTACTCACTAAATCCCAAGTGATAGAGCTTCTATCTTGCTTCGGAAagatttttggtccaaccgagagatATTAGCTGACAAGTTTAACTGCCTATTTTTTTCGCCCTCAATCAAGATGCCACAGTTCAAGGATCCACTTTCTGCAGCTACAACTTATATTTTTTGTTTGAAAGAGTACCATCAGACCTAGCCCTGAGAAGTATTTGGGAATCTAATTGTTTAATAAAAGTGAAGGTGGTTACTCCACCTGAACACGAGGGGTATGATGCTCCATTGACAGTGGCAGCTTGATTCAGGGTCGCAAGTGTGATTTATATCCTAATAACGTCCTGGAAACTCGTGATCATTTTTCTGGCTGTGATTTTGCGTGGAGTTTCTAAGCATTCATTGGGACCTTCACAGGCCAATTGCCCCATGCCTCGGTTCTGCTTCGCACCACTCTGTTGGCCTTTGTTTCGTGGGCATAGTACCAACGTACCATGCGCCTCCTGGAATATTTGGAAGGAAAGGAGCGGATTCATCTTTCAAGGACAGCAGCCCTAATTTGCTTGCTGGAAAGTTCACTTTCAAAGTAACCTACAGCTTTGCCGTTTGAGTGAAGCTGTAGGTTACTTGTCTTGCATTTGTCTACATGCAGAGCAGTCTAGTTCAACCTCTACTTGACTGGTTGCTTAATCTGCCTGTTTAAGTTTCTTTTTCTTTGTTCTCTCTTTTATAAAGCTTGGATATGTACAGTTTGTAAGATATACTTCTTTATTATGAAATCTACACCCTACGCTGTCTCGGTCAACAAAAAGAGAAGACAAGAAAGAAGAGAGATACCTCAGGCTGCCCCTTGGGGACTTTCAAAGTGTAGCAGCATCCCTTGGGCTGGAGCTGTCCAGCAAACTGAATCTCATTGTTCCTAGCACACAGGTAGACCAGAATTAGACTTCACACTAAAAAAAAAATCCAACAATTCTACACTTGTGCCGCGACGCGGACGCTGCGTTACCTTTCGCTGCAGTGTGGGCACTCGAAAGCCATCAGAACAACCTGCAGATTTTCACAGAGGCAAATTTCAGCACATATCCCAAATCAAAACAGGCAGCTTTCTCCACAGATACAGAGAGAAGAGTAGTAGCTCTGGCTCACCTCCCGGAAGTGCGGGATCAGAGTCAGCAGTATCCTCGTCGTGCCCTGGCCACAGGAAAACAGTTCACAAACTTGAGTATGTGGAAATCTAGGAAGACTAGAGAAACTGAAGGGAAGGGAGGTCAAGGCGAGGCTCTTACGTTCTCGCCGCAGCGCATGCAGAGGGACTCGACGACGTGGAGCGGCGCGTCGCGCGCGCCGTCGTCGCCCGCCGACTCCGCCGCGGAGCGGATGTCCACCACCACGCCCCTGTCGTCGCCGGAGCTCGCCATGGCGTGGCGTTGCGCGGGGAGGCCGGTGCGGGCTGGGCTTCTCGCGAGAGGACGGGGCTTTCGGAAGCTCTCTGGTCCGGGGAGCAGGGAGGAGACCGCCGGCACGGGCGGCGGCGCGAACCCTGGGAGCAGGTTTTCGTCGCTGTGGAGGAGATGGATTTTGGGTAGTTGGGCTGGGCAAGAAGCCGACCCAAATCCAGAAGTAAGAAGTCTCTGGACACTAGGCAAAGATGGGCCTCAGTACATGGGCAACCCGTACATGGAACccttcaaaaaaataaaaacaccTGTACATAGGCAGCATGGACGTGGATTTGTCAGGGTAGTGCGCCGGGCCAGTATAGGCTTAATTTCCTTTTCCGTTTTCCTTTTTCCCAGTGCGAGACTTTTTTGCTTTTTCTTGCTTATTTTTATATATTTACAAAATGATCTAAAAATATTCACCGTATATTACAAAAAATCTTCAGGAAATGTAATTTTTTTTCTCTCGCCATTTCACAAAATGTCCATGCCATTCAGGAAAATGGTCATGcgtttaaaaaatgttaatgatgTGTAAAGAATATTCACAGCATTCAAATAAATGTTCacatgtttaaaaaaatgttcatgacatttTGGAAAATTCTCATCATATATTTAAAATGTGTAATGTGTACAAAAAAATGTCCGTGTGTACATGAAAATGTACAACGTATGTTCAGCATTTATTTGGAAAAAGGTTCACCATGTATTTTAGAAAAAAACATTGAACATGTATCTGAAAAATGTTTCACATGTATTAAAAAAACCAATAGGTACTAAAAATGTCTAACATGTATTTGCAAAAAAATGTGCAAACATGTATTAAAATATTGTTCaccatgcatttgaaaaatgttcaatatgTATCAAAAAATGTTTAGGGTGTATAAGAAAAATATATAACATGTATTTAAAGAAGTcggcatgtatttgaaaaaatgaaaaggaaaaggagaaacaaacagaaaaaaaaCTGAAAATAAAGTGCAAAAACAAAAGGATAAAAATataaagaaaaacacagaaaagacaAAATAGAAAGGGTGTGGAACCTTACCAAATCCGGTGGAATGTTCCACGAACCGATGTTGAAACTTCTGCAAAACGTTCATTTCGGCCGACTCATCCTACAGCTTGCCTACTCCATGCTGGGACTTCGTCTCATAGTAGGCAAGATATACGAAATCACTGGTTAAAGGATACCCCTTGCAAAGGTCATCCCCACTTTCTCAGTTGTTGACAAGTGACGCACTGCATATGCGCCACTTCTCGCACCCTGAATGTTTTCCATTTTTGTTGTAGGTTCACTTATTCGAAAAGTTTTATCACTTGAACAGTGTGTTCAGATCCCTACCCTTCTTAACCGTTGGATTTCTCAtgtcgagatcttcgaaactagatcccatgttaataggttTCAACAAACTTTTGTTTTCACAACCTCACTTTTTTCCATCTCCATCTTACCAAGTTATCAGTATGTTCAGTATGGCATTGTTATGATAGATAGATTGTTAGGtttctttttttttggaaaaggaggatcaccctcggcctctgcatctaaAAGATGCATGCGATCATATTAAAAATTTCAAACAAAAACATAGTCTTAGCTCCATTATAGCTCGCAAACGaagcaaaaataaaaaagaaaactcaTTGCCACAACCGGCTGGATAATAGGACTAGATCACTAGACGCCTATCCTATTATGAGACCGCCTGTTAGGGCATTTCCCGCCTTTGTGTTTTGCTGATGATGACAACTCTCATTGTCGTCTAATCGTGTGCCAAGTCCTTCAGGTACTCTGTGTTGAGTACAAGATGATTAGGCATTCCCTCCAGACagaaaagatcgaagacggtgtTTCCTACATGTTTATTTCTTTGGTCGCAGGAAACCCGTACTATTAAGATGGAATCCTCATCGGAAGGTATTGGGTGAACCAATGCACGTACACATCTCTCCTCACCCACTGTTCCCTTCTGTTCAAGAAGAGAGAGGTTCCCATTTCCTTCCAATCCAGGGTTTTTCTCTCCGAGCGGTTGTACCGCACGTATGGGCGGTTATACTGCATGCCCAGTTCCACCGATGCAACCACCGCCCCAGGGGTAATACCCTGTGGTTGCTGCTCCAGGTACATGCCCAGCGGTTGTatcgctgcccccgggcggtggtaccgcctcaGCTCTTGGAAAACCTTGCCAATAGATAGTCAGTCAAAAGGACTATTGCCGAACCCTCGGAGGAGGTTTTCGTGGCTGTGGAGGAGAAGGATTTTGGGTAGTTGGGCTGGGGAAGAAGCCGACCCAAATCCAGTAGAAGAAGTAGAGGTCTCTGGAAACAAGGAAGAAGACTGGGGAAAGATGGGCTGGACTAACGTGGAAAGGACCAGAATATGGGCCGAAAGGGTTCATTCAACAATATCTAAGACGTCGAGGACCAGAATATGGACCCCTAAATGGAAACATCATGAGTTCCTCAAAAAAATTGGAAAGAGCATGAACAAGAAAAAAAGTTTATGTATGCAAAAAAAAAGGTCATGAAATTGGAAGGTTTTCatcgattttttaaaaaaaatcagcaaatttgagaaaaactcattgATTTTGCAAGAAAGTTCATTGACTTTAAAAGAAGATTatcgattttgaaaaatgttcgttgaatttgaaaaaaaaactcatCCAATCTGAACAAAGTTCATTGATTTTTAAAACAAGTTAAccaaaatttcaaaaaagttcattgattatgaagaaaagttcatagaattttaaaaatattcatcatttttttgaaaatgttcatcaaatttgaaaaaggtacgaaaatctaaaaaagttcatgaattaaaCAAAATCTCCTATTTTTAGAAAATTTCATTGATTTTAAAAAATCatcattttgaaaaaagttcacgaatttttaTAAAACAATTGTTGATTTTGAGAAAACAAAATtgcaaaaatgaaaaacaaatcacGCATTTAGGAAAATAAAAACTGAACAAAACTgtttcaaaaaaagagagagaaaaacagGGCTTCACCTTCACGACTAGGAATGAATAAAAGAATGTAAAGAATTCAATAGGCACGTGTACTGTCATGGCCTAGTGGTTGGGTGTTCAAATCCGTCGCATGCACACCGGTTTTTTTGCAGTGTATTAACCAAAAAAGCAAATGGACCAGCCCAAGCATGTAGGGGGTGTGCATGCGACGTTTACGAGGCCGGATTTGTCAAGTTCGGCATCAGATGCTCTTATTTTTTCTTTTGCTTGGAAAGGGATTCTATTGATTAAGGAATAAGGTTACAATCGGCGGTCACAACGCTAGCAATGTCCTCGGGGGTACTACGCAGCCAACATGCAGTGCGTTGTTGCGATCGTCCCCATGTAAGCGAGGCTATGACTAGCAACATTAACATCCCGCCTAACCTTAACAAGTTCTATCCTCCTTCCTCCAGAAATAAGATTTCTAATCTCATTCACACGATATGCATGTGGTGATCGATCCTTTCTTGGCGACGATAACATTGTTATGGCTTCAGCGCAGTCAGACTCGACAACAAAATCGAGATCCGTCCAGCTCAGAGCGAGATGAATTCCCTCTTGGATTGCGGCGAGCTCGGCTTCAAGCGCTCCAGTGCAGGATGGCAGCGCACGTATGGCAGCAAAAATAACAGCCCCTGAGTGGTCTCGGAGGATCATACCTACGCCCGCAGAACCATTCTCCGCCACATATGCCCCATCAACGTTGAGCTTGGCAGTGCCCGGTTCCGGAGGTCTCCACTTCTCTATATGCGGTATAGGCTCTTGATGGACATGATTGACACCGCCTAGCTCAATCACGCCTTCCCCCTTGATTTGGTCGTCATGAGGGTATTGTTGTAGTGCCAGGAGGGAGGTGATATAGCTGGACAAGAACCGCCTTGATTTTGCAATAGGGATAAACGGCTTCTGATGGGTCACCTCAttgtgtacatgccaggctcgCCACATGATCATGAGGCATATGAGTCGCTGGGTATCTGATAATTTCTCAAGCAACCTGAACAACCAATCAGGGGCACCATCCTTGAGTTGGTCAGCTTTAGGAATGTCCCACTCCTCCTGCATGCATTCCAAAGGCCAACAGCATGTGGGCACCAAATCAGAGCACGATGGGCATCTTCCATAGCATTACCACATACTGTACAGATTACTGACTGAGAAATATGTAGACGACATTGGTACTCCTCCGTAGCAAGTGCTTCCAAGGCGATACGGACCTTCGGTGGAGCCGGGTTCTTCCAGATAAGGTCCCAAGCCGGCCGGCGCCCATCCAGCCTAGAGCTCGAGGATCCCATGTTCTGCATCATCGGCATCTCCTGGAGACCCAGACAATAAGCGCTTTTAACTGAAAAAATGCCACGTTTGTCCGGGTGCCAGGCTACAAACACTACTAGAAAACTTATCATTAACGACGGTGGCAAAGAACTCTTGGTCGTTGGAAATCTGAGCAGAACTCCACCGGGTGGAAATCAATTAGCCGATCTGTATTTAACAACCACCAGTTTACCCGTGGCTAACCAAGCCTTAGGTGCAGTTGTTTTCGATCTAATCTATCCCCTTAATCACTGCCGCAAACTGCTGGGATTGTGCATCGGATAACCCTGTCTAACAGAAGAATAGGTGTTGTTATGATCCCTGTTTTCCTCTCGTCTTCTCCCCCTTGTTCCGATCTTGATCCcgatcccgatctatcttctttctACGCAGGTGGTGATGGTGGCGAGGAAGCTGACAACGGGAGACACGACGCCCGGCACCGAGCACTGCCACAGGCGGACAAGCAGTGGGCAAGCAACGGCGCCCGCCTCCAGGACAAGCTGTGGGAGGAGCTGCCGACGATAGACACGCCATCCGCCGCCGAGCACCGCCGTGGGAGGAGCTACAGCAGGCCAGCTATGTCGTACGCTGCCGGGAGGAGCTACGGTGGTATAGCGACGCCGACCAAGCGGCTGGAGACCGGGTGGTTGGCAGAGCCGTGTCGAGGGCGCTTCACTGGCGACGACACCGTGGGTTCACCGGAGTGAAACGCCAGACTTGTTCGGGAGACAAGGCTGCTGCGACGCTTTCTGTCATCACCGGTGCTTCCATGTTCGTCGGGGGTCGTGTGCGGCCATCGGGGACACACCAGTTTCGTCGGTCGGTTCGGACCCAACTCCGTCCAGCCTGACCTGCTTCCTCTTCTCTCGATCCGGTGATGACTGTTCCATTCCGTTTCCATTCCCCGTTTAAGTTTGAGTACAGGAGCCTGAGGCGAGCGCAACTATGTCAAGGAATGAGGTACATTTTCCACTTCATTCAGGAAACCATTTTATTTCTGTCGCATTCCCTCTGCAGTTCAGTTATTCTTTACAATCTAAGATAGAATAGAATAGATTCGCTGGATGAATCCATCAGTTGTTGTATTGGGCCTGCTCGGTATGGATTTTCTTCTTAATTTTGGGGCTCCCCTCTTTACATTTCGTTACCATGTGGTCTGAAACTCTGAATGAATATTCCTCAAATGTAATATGCATGTCAGAAGAGTAGAGTAGTGCTATCCCTCAACTACATTGCGAGTTCTTTGTTGATCTCTACAGACATACTTGATTAATAAATTCTTTATTTTTTCTTTACTTACAGTTTTATGCAACCTAGAGGACAACTCCAGTAAGCCGGGCAATTAGGAGATGCATGTGAGCTATGAGTAATTGGCCACGAATGATACTATGTTGAACACCAATACCACTTGTACTAGTACTAGGTATGTGTGTCATTTCTCTTCCTAACTGTGTGCTATTGTGTAAGATGCCCAATTTTGAAGTGATGTGCATGTAGGATATATGTTGCAGGGAGGACCGCTTGGTCGATGGTAACCTGAAGTCCTGAACCGCCACACCATGCGCGACGTCTATTTCCTGCTGCCACCATAGCAAACCACCATCAAGCATACATAAaaaagatggtgatgatgatgacgacgacaacaacaacaatgatGGTATCGAGGACGATGATGATTTTGGTAGATATAGTGGAGCATATTCATTCACATTGCGAATTGCCTGTTTGAAGATATTTTTCTTTTGATTTGGAGTATACATATTTATTTGGTCTAAAATAAATTCACGTGCAAACCTTTCATATATGCTACAGTATTATCCTTTTGTGaaaattcatatatatatatatatatatatatatatatatatgtactgtgacttatattttttattttcttcttcataATAGATGGTCCACCATGAGAGAAGCGTCACGAGGCATTGTAGTTTTTGCTGAAGAATCATATGCACTCAAATACAAAGGGCTTATGATGGTGTTCCATGACTGAAGATTATGAAAAATATATCTCTTTTCAAATTGCTGCTTGTTTTCTGGTTAGAGATGAACAAATACCATGGTTGTCTAGAGAGTGTTTTTGCTTCATAATTCCTTAATGACATTTAGACTTTGGAACTGTATGTGAGGATCATGTGCCGTATATGTGGTTTTTATTATTGATGAAAAAAGCATCTAATACTTTGATTGTTCAAATTCTTTTGTTCCTTTAATTGGTGTGGTCAATAATCTTCAAAAGTTGCAAGCAACATAAAGAGGTAGTTGTAAAAATTAAGATTGGCAAATTAAAGGCAATCGATATGGTGAAATGGATGGCTATAATATAAACTAGTCAATAATAATGTTTCAGTAACCATGAAAATATTTTTAGCGACGAGAAAATTGGTCGCTAATACATAAGTTGTGGTCGTTATTTCCTCGCACTTAACGACGACACGTTGTCCCATCGTTATAAAATAATGACGGGAAAAAGTGTGTGGTCGTCATACTTTTAACGACGGAGCCTACTACGACCACACAATTGTGGTCGTTAATGACTTTTAACGGCCACATTCTAACTTTTAATGACCACCTATCTTGTCGTTAAAAatcgttttcctagtagtgaaagtcTTCCTCCATTCGACACGACGCCTTTATTTTTGTGATCTCCATAATATCTGGTGGGTAAAAATGTTGGTGCAAGAGAGCCATGTTCCAAGATCCATCTATTTGCAACAGTTCCGACACCCATTTGAGACGACACCTCCGCTTTGGGGTGATGGGCCGACGTGTGTGATCGCGAGGGATCCAGGGATCGCGCCAAATCCGAACCTGCGATCTGTCGCCAATCCTCCATATATAGCCTTTTTTTACTAGCTCCAAACCAAACTCGATGGCTTGCCACGTTGGGGAAGCATTCCCACGGAAAACCGTATCCACCAACAAGCCATTCGGATAATACTTCGTTTTGAGAACTTGTGCACAAAGGCTATTAGGATTTTCAATGAGCCGCCAAGCTTGCTTGGCGAGCAAGGCCTGATTGAAAAGCTTCATATCACGAACCCCCATACAGCTTTAATAGCTTCTTGTGTCTCTACAGGACATGCCTTGCCGAACATTAGGGTACATTTATCATAATTGACTAACTGGCCCCttggacatactccctccgtccgaaaatacttgtcattgatgacaagtatttttggacggagggagtgtaCTTATTAATCACGTGTTGCACCCGGGCCGTTTGTTCCGCATCAGCTTTGAAAAACAAAAGTGTGTCGTCAGCAAAGAGCATGTGAGAAATACCTGGATGTTTAAATCAAGTCGTTGTGTGGCTTGGCCGGCGCGTGTGCATGCAGCTAGTGGTTAGTGGGTGTGTATTAGTCTGTGTGTCCGGCTATTTAAGCCATGTACTTGCATGGTGCGAAGAGGAGAAGGAACAAGAGAAAAGACAGGTGTGTGTGCCAAGAAAAATACTCTGCTTGTTCATCATCTTCTTTCACCTTGAGTCTGTGTGCGTGTGTTCTTGGGCATAGCCAACAGTACAGTACTACCTAGCTGCACTAACAGTAGACGATGACTGCGGCCCCGCACGTTGTGGTGATCGCCTTCCCCTTCGCCTCCCACGCGGTGAAACTGTTCCGCCTAGAGCGCaccctagcggcggcggcggcggcggcgaccttcTGGTTCCTCTCCACCGCCAGCTCCCTCGCGCAGCTACAGGCACAGGAGCAGAACGGGCTCGAGGGTAACCTACGCTTCGTGGAGGTCGCGGACGGTTTGTCAGGTGGCGCCGGGGAGGTGACGCCGCCGCACCCTATGACGCGTCTGAACCTCTTCTTGGCGGCTGCTGAGGCCGGCAGCGTCAGGGAGGCGCTCGAGACGGCTCGCGCCTCTGCGGGCGGCGCCAGGGTAACCTGCGTGGTGGGGGACGCGTTCGCGTGGATGGCCGCCGAGGCGGCCGCTGCGACGGCGGCGCCATGGGTTCCGGTCTGGACGGGCGGTCCCAGCGCTCTTCTTGCGCACCTCCGCAGTGAAGCGCTGCGCGATGACATCGGCGACAGAGGTACACACGACACGACACGATCGATCATGAATGCATGCATGGAGGATGCTTCCCTGGTTGACTGAATGCTGGAAAAATTCACTGACTTGCAGCCGCGAGACGAGCTGACGAGCTGCTCACCTCCCACCCGGGCCTCGGTAGCTACCGCGTCCGGGACCTCACCGACGGCCTGGTCTCCGGCAACATGGACTTGCCACCAATCGTCGCCTTGTTCCGTCGCATAGCCGAGCGCCttccccgcgccgccaccgccgtcgccttGAACACCTGCCGGGGTCTCCTCCCGGACGACGTCACCGCCGCTCTCGCCGCGGAGCTCCCGGAGTGCCTCCCCGTCGGCCTCTTCCACCTTCTCCCAGTCCCCGGCAGTGGCGACGCCGTCGAGACCTGCACCGACCCCCACGGATGCCTCGCCTGGCTCGACCGCCACCCCGCCCGTGCCGTCGCCAACGCCAGCTTCGTCGGTGCTGGAGGGCGTGTCCGGCGGCGTGCCCATGGCGTGCCGTCCCTTCTTCAGCGTGGATGAACGCGTGGCTGGTAGCAGACGTCTGGTGTTTCGGCATGGTCTTTGAGGAGCCCATGACGTGCGGGACCGTGAAGGTGGCGGTGTCGTCGCTGCTCGCTGCTGATCATGGGATCAGGATGCAAGAGATGCGGGGTATAGCTGCCAACGCGTTCGCGCCGGACGGCGGTAGTAGGAAGAACTTGGATAAGCTTGTCAAGATTGTCTGCCCACAAGTGCGATCAATATTGGTGACAACATAATCTTCGGATCGGTCCATCATCTTCTTCAACATAGGCATAGTGCGATCTCATAGGACTTTACTGCTGCCAATATGTcgttttgtttatttatttatttttgtcaaaCTTGTTCCTCTTAGATGTGTGCCCGACGGCCGTAGTAG is a window of Triticum dicoccoides isolate Atlit2015 ecotype Zavitan chromosome 2B, WEW_v2.0, whole genome shotgun sequence DNA encoding:
- the LOC119361551 gene encoding anthocyanidin 3-O-glucosyltransferase-like; this translates as MTAAPHVVVIAFPFASHAVKLFRLERTLAAAAAAATFWFLSTASSLAQLQAQEQNGLEGNLRFVEVADGLSGGAGEVTPPHPMTRLNLFLAAAEAGSVREALETARASAGGARVTCVVGDAFAWMAAEAAAATAAPWVPVWTGGPSALLAHLRSEALRDDIGDRAARRADELLTSHPGLGSYRVRDLTDGLVSGNMDLPPIVALFRRIAERLPRAATAVALNTCRGLLPDDVTAALAAELPECLPVGLFHLLPVPGSGDAVETCTDPHGCLAWLDRHPARAVANASFVGAGGRVRRRAHGVPSLLQRG